The following proteins are co-located in the Microbacterium sp. SORGH_AS_0888 genome:
- the purE gene encoding 5-(carboxyamino)imidazole ribonucleotide mutase, with amino-acid sequence MGSDSDWRVMAAASQTLTDFGVPHEVEVVSAHRTPDKLVRYGREARARGLKVVIAGAGGAAHLPGMLASVTALPVIGVPVPLATLDGMDSLLSIVQMPTGIPVATVSIGGAANAGLLAVRILGASDADLGDRVEAYARDLEAAVEEKNRRLKDSL; translated from the coding sequence ATGGGCTCCGACTCCGACTGGCGGGTGATGGCTGCGGCATCGCAGACGCTCACCGACTTCGGCGTGCCCCACGAGGTCGAGGTGGTGTCCGCGCACCGCACACCCGACAAGCTCGTCCGCTACGGCCGTGAGGCCCGCGCCCGTGGCCTGAAGGTCGTCATCGCCGGCGCCGGGGGAGCGGCGCACCTCCCGGGCATGCTGGCCTCCGTGACGGCACTGCCCGTGATCGGCGTGCCGGTGCCGCTGGCGACCCTCGACGGCATGGACTCGCTGCTGAGCATCGTGCAGATGCCCACGGGCATCCCGGTCGCGACCGTGTCGATCGGCGGGGCCGCGAACGCGGGGCTGCTCGCGGTCCGCATCCTCGGGGCGTCGGATGCCGACCTCGGCGACCGCGTCGAGGCCTATGCGCGCGACCTCGAGGCCGCGGTGGAGGAGAAGAACCGTCGACTGAAGGACTCGCTGTGA